In Mercurialis annua linkage group LG6, ddMerAnnu1.2, whole genome shotgun sequence, the following are encoded in one genomic region:
- the LOC126686355 gene encoding subtilisin-like protease SBT4.9: MANQVSILLSFYSVLILSIAIIFHVSADIDRKVYIVYMGSLPKQEYSPSSHHLSLLQEVLETGNVENLLVRSYKRSFNAFAAKLSDTEAQKLAGMEGVVSVFPSTTFELHTTRSWSFIGLDDSADRKPDIESNVIVGVLDSGIWPESDSFNDTGFGPPPKKWRGSCMGGQNFTCNNKIIGARYYKSVGVSARDDVGHGTHTASTAAGSKVKDASFFGIAQGTARGGVPSARIAAYKVCGAIGCVSEDILAGFDDAIADGVDIITISLGGRRASEYYEDPVAIGAFHAMEKGIFVSQSAGNSGPKEGTVMSVAPWIISVAASSMDRRIVDKVVLGNGQTLNGTSVNTFSLKGANFPLIFSRFASSTNCSKEPYRAGFCEAGCLNRTLVKGKIVICERSLVSDFETVGAAGNILPGTDVPDNVSFVSSSPSLYLDYDNFGALQSYMQSTKLPTGNILKSEAINDSWAPAVAMFSSRGPNIITVDILKPDISAPGVEILAAFPTNLSPTASFYDKRRVKFNILSGTSMSCPHVAGAAAYVKTFHPDWSPSAIKSALMTTASNISARYDPEMHYGSGHLNPLAAVNPGLIYDAHKDDYINFLCSIKRYTEKMVRLISGENTICPDKKSLPRDLNYPSITAFVEPGKRFTISINRTVTNVGFANSTYKATIRASPMVKITVVPEVLSFKSVGEKKNFTVTAVDSRFDFTRISSSSLVWSDGVHVVRSPIVIHSYLTLNDPPKSSE; encoded by the exons ATGGCTAATCAAGTGTCAATACTCTTGTCTTTTTACTCTGTTCTTATTCTGAGCATTGCTATAATCTTCCATGTCTCTGCGGATATCGACAGAAAG GTCTACATTGTGTACATGGGATCACTTCCAAAACAAGAATACTCACCATCATCTCACCACCTTAGTTTGCTTCAAGAAGTTCTTGAGACCGG CAATGTAGAAAATTTACTGGTAAGAAGTTACAAAAGGAGTTTCAATGCATTTGCTGCTAAGCTTTCTGATACTGAGGCACAGAAGCTTGCAG GCATGGAGGGAGTAGTCTCAGTTTTTCCAAGCACAACATTCGAGCTTCACACGACAAGATCATGGAGCTTCATTGGTTTGGATGACAGTGCAGATCGAAAGCCTGACATTGAGAGTAATGTTATTGTTGGTGTTCTTGATAGTGGAATCTGGCCGGAATCCGATAGTTTCAATGATACAGGTTTCGGCCCCCCTCCCAAGAAATGGAGGGGAAGCTGTATGGGAGGCCAAAATTTTACTTGCAACAA TAAGATAATCGGAGCGCGGTACTATAAGTCGGTAGGCGTTTCAGCAAGGGATGATGTTGGCCATGGAACACATACTGCATCAACAGCTGCGGGAAGTAAAGTAAAGGATGCTAGTTTCTTTGGCATTGCACAAGGTACTGCAAGAGGAGGCGTACCCTCTGCGAGAATTGCTGCATATAAAGTGTGTGGAGCTATAGGATGCGTTAGTGAAGACATTTTGGCTGGATTTGATGATGCTATTGCTGATGGTGTTGACATTATAACCATTTCTCTGGGAGGTAGAAGAGCAAGTGAGTATTACGAAGATCCTGTCGCGATCGGAGCTTTCCATGCGATGGAGAAAGGTATATTTGTCTCTCAGTCTGCCGGTAATAGTGGTCCTAAAGAAGGAACGGTAATGAGTGTAGCACCATGGATCATCTCTGTCGCTGCGAGCAGCATGGATCGTCGGATCGTTGACAAAGTTGTTCTTGGAAATGGGCAGACATTAAAT GGTACTTCGGTTAATACTTTTTCGCTAAAAGGAGCAAACTTCCCTTTGATCTTTTCGAGATTTGCATCATCAACTAACTGCTCAAAGGAACCATATCGTGCTGG gTTTTGCGAAGCTGGATGTCTGAATAGAACTTTAGTGAAGGGGAAGATAGTAATTTGCGAACGGAGTCTCGTGAGCGATTTTGAAACTGTTGGTGCTGCCGGAAATATCTTGCCAGGCACCGATGTCCCGGACAATGTTTCTTTTGTTTCCTCATCTCCTTCACTATATCTGGATTATGACAATTTTGGTGCACTTCAGTCCTATATGCAGTCCACAAA GCTGCCTACaggaaatatattaaaaagtgaAGCAATTAATGATTCCTGGGCGCCTGCCGTTGCTATGTTCTCGTCACGGGGACCGAATATAATTACAGTAGACATTTTGAAG CCGGATATTAGTGCACCTGGTGTAGAAATTCTGGCAGCTTTTCCGACTAATTTGTCACCGACAGCGAGCTTTTATGACAAGCGTCGGGTTAAATTCAACATACTTTCAGGAACCTCCATGTCTTGTCCCCATGTTGCCGGAGCTGCAGCTTATGTTAAAACATTTCATCCTGATTGGTCTCCTTCAGCTATCAAATCTGCTCTTATGACGACCG CTTCCAATATATCAGCAAGGTATGATCCTGAGATGCACTATGGATCAGGACACCTAAATCCTTTAGCAGCGGTTAATCCCGGACTTATATACGACGCACACAAAGACGACTACATAAATTTCCTGTGCAGCATCAAACGCTACACTGAGAAAATGGTCAGACTCATTTCAGGGGAAAATACAATTTGTCCTGACAAAAAAAGCTTGCCAAGGGATCTGAATTACCCTTCTATTACCGCTTTTGTCGAGCCTGGCAAGCGATTTACGATAAGTATTAACAGAACCGTTACCAACGTTGGATTTGCTAATTCGACATACAAAGCAACAATCAGAGCTAGTCCGATGGTTAAAATTACGGTAGTTCCTGAAGTGCTTTCGTTTAAGAGTGTCGGTGAGAAGAAGAATTTTACGGTGACTGCTGTTGATTCGAGGTTCGACTTTACTCGGATCAGTTCTTCATCGTTAGTTTGGTCTGATGGAGTTCATGTTGTGAGGAGTCCGATTGTTATTCATTCTTATTTAACCTTAAATGATCCTCCAAAAAGCAGTGAGTAA
- the LOC126686642 gene encoding pre-mRNA-splicing factor cwf23-like, whose protein sequence is MEVAVDHYSVLKLPSDEKSASLTEDDISRAYKKTALKLHPDKNPNDPNANAKFQKLLSSYEILKDPETRKQFDDLLRFKRQQKADHDLLQKAEYDLQNQRKKQEERASAPPPSQTGEAAAQAEILGMVIKLLKQFAQVYNLLAAEEEKEKQEEIEKTYKFKEQRMRQQERAYYFQEQRRRQQKEARPEDGTRTNKRKLQQALQTYKNVIFDGIPCWTDESDSRTCWETIKLLVVSLIDLAVIEEYLAI, encoded by the exons ATGGAAGTTGCAGTCGATCACTACAGCGTTTTAAAGCTACCGTCCGATGAGAAATCAGCCAGTTTGACGGAGGACGATATCTCAAGAGCATACAAGAAGACGGCGTTGAAATTGCACCCCGACAAGAACCCTAATGATCCAAATGCCAATGCCAAATTCCAAAAGCTTCTCTCGTCTTATGAGATTCTCAAGGATCCGGAAACCCGAAAGCAATTCGATGATTTGCTCCGATTCAAGCGTCAGCAGAAGGCGGATCATGATCTCCTGCAGAAGGCAGAATATGATTTACAAAACCAGAGGAAGAAGCAAGAAGAGAGAGCTTCTGCTCCTCCGCCTTCTCAAACGGGCGAAGCAGCAGCTCAAGCTGAGATTCTCGGCATGGTAATTAAACTACTTAAACAATTTGCTCAAGTGTATAATCTATTGGCTGctgaagaagagaaagaaaaacaagaagAGATAGAGAAAACATATAAGTTTAAAGAGCAGAGAATGAGACAACAAGAGAGAGCTTATTATTTTCAAGAACAAAGAAGGAGACAACAAAAGGAAGCGCGGCCGGAGGACGGAACCCGAACAAACAAACGCAAACTACAACAAGCACTCC AAACTTATAAAAATGTCATATTTGATGGTATTCCTTGTTGGACTGATGAATCTGATTCAAGAACTTGTTGGGAAACTATTAAACTGTTG GTAGTGAGCCTCATAGATCTGGCTGTAATTGAGGAGTATCTTGCAATATGA